One Perca flavescens isolate YP-PL-M2 chromosome 16, PFLA_1.0, whole genome shotgun sequence genomic window, TCTGccaaaatattgaaataaaaaaaacattaacacttATTATCTTTCTTATGTTTACTCTGCCTTCCTGTCCATTTATCTGCTCTCCATGCTGGCAGAGAATAACGGACTACCTGAGAAGGAACGACAACAGGTGGCTGAGCGCCTCTTACGGGTAATGTGTTCAGATCTGAGCATGCTGAACGTGCTCAACAGCAAGGACTTCCTGAAGTTGGCACAGACCCTAGTGGATACGGGTGCTCGTCATGGTGCCTACTCCACCCGTGATGCTTTTGGCAACATGAGTGCCTTGGCACTGCGCCAGCTGCCCCGCATGTACAaccaagtcaaagtcaaagtcacATGTGCTCTAGGCTCCAATGCTTCCCTTGGTATCGCTGTCACCTGCCACTCCCAGACATCAGGCCCAGATGCTTGCTATGTTCTAACAGCCTACCAGGTGGAGGGGTCGAGACTGAAGCGCTATGTGCTCGGTGTGAGGGAGGCTGAACTGAGGGAAGGGCCCGAGCAGGTTCACCACTGGGTGCAGAATGTGCTGTCTGAGTTTGTGATGTCAGACATTCGCACAGTGTATGTCTCGGAGCCCAAAGTCTGGGCAGCAGGATTTGCGGGATCGCCACTTGGTGGTGGTGGCCGGAGCAGGATATGCTTGCGATGCGCGGGGTGTTCACTCGGGGCAGTTGTCCAGGCTGTTCTTGGGAAGCGCAGCCTCCAGGCTCGAGGCCTTCATGAGTTGTCTGAGCTTCTCTCAACGTGCCGAGATATTGCCTCCTCCACCACGCTGTCCCTTCGTGAGGAACAGTGCACCAACACATCCACAAGCACAAATGAGGAAGGTACACAGGGCAGCCCTGCACAATGCCCCAACCCTCCTTGCTGGGATCGTATGGCTGAAGCTCTTCTGCAGGTCCATGCCCACTTTGAACAGATTTGTGAGGCTTATGGACGCagtaagaccacagctcctctcCTCCAAGGTCTCAACAAGCATCTGCTGGGAACGCTGGCTTGTCTGCTGGCACCTCTGCGTCTGGCAGCTCTGGAGCTGAGCAGCCAGAGGAGACCAACCTTACAGCAGGTGCTGCCCGTCTACCTACGCTTGGAGAAGTTTTTCACTTCCAAAGCTGGAGAGGCTGGAACCGGCACGGCTAGCAAACTCTGCCACTACTTCCTTGAAGCACTTAAGGAAAATTTCAAGGTACTGAACTGTTATTGCTTAGATGAAGTTtcttaaattaacatttttgcTCTAAAAGTGATAAGATTCCTCTGAAATGTTGTAAGGTTAAGGTTCttgaaatatacaaataaatgctGGTAGTTTTGATTGAACTTTGCTTGAATAAAAGTTATTGGTTTAAGGAAGGACTGTCGTTGAAATGTTTTCTGTCTCTAGGTTGAACGAGCCCACCAGGTAGCCATGGTCCTGGACCCACAGCTCAAGCTGCGTTCAGTGCCAGCCTACCAGCATGAAGATATAATCTCGCGTGCATGCGAAATGGCTGCTGAATCCAGGGATGGAGGTATGACTGGTGGTGGAGGTTCAGGTGGTGAAGAGCGGGACAATGATGGCCCACCAACCCCTAAAATAAGCCGCGTAGAGGGAGGGGGAAACAACGGTGGCACCTTAAGGGGGACCTCCTCATCTTGCACAGTGTCTGGTAATGATGAGAGTCAGAGCCAAGTTAGACAAGAGATTTTTCAATACTTGGCTGAGCCTCTTCTCCAAGGCACACCTGACCTCTTCCAGTACTGGAGCTCAGCAGTGAATGAGAAGTTTCCCAGGCTTGCTCGCTTGGCAATGTGGCTCCTTGCTGTGCCTGCTGTGGGCATACGCAATGAGTGTGCGACTGTGTGCGAGCAGAGCCTGGCTATGAAGAGGAGGCAGCAGGTAACCACTGAGGAGATGAACAAACTCATTTTCCTTCGCTCCAACATGGGCTAGGAGAGAAACTCTACCAACCCTTATCAACCAAACCTTCACCCCCAACCAATGACTGAAGACTattatttatatactgtaggttTAGAACAACTGTAAACTTAAATGTGTTAAATACTCATCGAGAAAGATATTTACAGGAAACTCACATTGTATAGGTTGCAACACCATAAAACAATATGacttattacatttatatggtCCTTTCATACAAACAGTACTTTACAAACTCCATATAAGAAAGGACTGTAAAGTACTGTGGACAAAATGTAGGGGTGGAACGGTAACTCAAAAGATTGTCTCGTTTGGTACGCCACCCTCGGTTTGGGATGCACACGTAAGCAGGATCAGTCTTATCATGGCCAGTGACTTGAATTACTCCAGCCTACTGACTAAACTGCTAAAAGGCTGCAATGCTGTTATTCTGACTGAATGGCAACATTTTCAGGTAAAGTCAGCGTTCTCTGCTTGAAACAactctgaaaacacacagtaagTAATGTTGCATATAGCTACAGTATTTGGAGAATGATCATTTTCATTGGtgtacaacaaaaaaatcaagcGGTGAATCTTGACTGCCATTGCATCTCTGCCGATTAAGTGTACTAGGTTTATTATTTACTATTGCGTATCActgaaaatatttatttcagCATCAGGTCAGGAGCTAAATTATTGCAGCTAATTTGAAGGTTGCTTCAGTGGCCTAAAAATTTAGTTGTGGATCATTGTatgcatttttcattcaaaaggGTAAAACACAGGGTATGATGCTTTCCGTCATCCAGTCATCCAatggtttgttttctttctaaaaTTAATTCAAGAGGCCTTATGCTGCTGGATATGCTGGTCAAAAGGCTAGATTAGCACAGAAGGGCCTATATCATAAAGTTAACTTGAATAAAGTCAAACTTTTGGTTGAATTTTTTTACGTGCACAAAGAAGACAGAATCATATTAGAACTTGTTTGCGGTCAGCTTTTACACcgatttcattcattcaaccttaCCATAGCTGAATTGTACCAACAGGGAATTAAATGCCATTTTGGATAAACCAatattttattatcttttttaataCATGATGGTACAACCCAGCTTGTATGTCAGTAAATACACAATAATTACATCTAGAGGCCATTTTGTGTGGCTTGATGATAGTTTCCAGTGCTGGTACTTCAGGAATGTCTCATCAGTCAGCTCTGTGAAAAGAGACGTCAATACACTTCTTTATACTGGAGATGTTTTACCTGTGCATTTCCCTCCGATAAACTGCAGTAATATTATTAGCCATCAGTTTGGTAAGCTTGTTGGCAAAGATTTAATGCATACCTGCATAAATCCTTGTGTGGATGTtgcccactgtgtgtgtgggtgttgttttatttatatatataaaattatcattgctatttttattcttctttactCATTTATCATTCTAATTTAAACATATTTCTATTTTGAAGCAATAAGCTTCAAGGGCATAGTTTCAATTGTTATCTACTAAAAATGACTGTTCTCATGACGCTCCTACAGTTAATCATTAATGGTaaattattttctgtttgtgaaaTCAACGGGATTTTCTCAGGAATGAGTGCACCCAAGCAGGCGCCGCCACTTTTTCCCCTTACTCTACTGAAAACCCATCAAACTTTGACCTCAATACCGAGGTATGTACTGAACCGTGACTTTTGTGAAACGTTCCACCCCAAATGCAGTTAGTGCCATTTGCAACAAACAAAATGGatcagggttagggtttatttttttttttcttctaggaTAAAGCAAATTCTGCCAGTACATTCACTAAAGTCAACACATGCATACTAATAAAgttaagttatttatttattttatggattCTAGTATACATTTACACAAGCTAATACCTCCTGTAATGACTTGGATGAATGACAGTTATACTGTAAATTTGTTT contains:
- the znf618 gene encoding zinc finger protein 618 isoform X1, producing MSAQEAPIPGKEKADGGSAATDGPSPTLVPKTKNTTPPPVTVKKEPGTSETSNGKVGDANPAEICVVIGGNDGGASGGASRRAQTEGMFALGTPPPTKSTDSCIGSYVCGVCGKKYKYYNCFQTHVRAHRESDSMVADGLPQTPNILSPHCSRLPIGDILIPDSFRYSCDICGKKYKYYSCFQEHRDLHAVDDPYEQVVLPVDGLKEEEPVEPYQKIGPKTGSYVCEFCGKQYKYFNPYQEHVALHTPMGSFDLKTSRVQECGSMDMSKFGHSQTGKIKNSPFRRKLEGAIQSSLVDTNSSQNSSGTPSPLVASTFSTTQKPYTCGACGIQFQFYNNLLEHMQSHAADNENHTKGDSPKTSSASGPQEQLWRGSQAPTHSSVKLQIPPQSISQRNHTVSQNNGLPEKERQQVAERLLRVMCSDLSMLNVLNSKDFLKLAQTLVDTGARHGAYSTRDAFGNMSALALRQLPRMYNQVKVKVTCALGSNASLGIAVTCHSQTSGPDACYVLTAYQVEGSRLKRYVLGVREAELREGPEQVHHWVQNVLSEFVMSDIRTVYVSEPKVWAAGFAGSPLGGGGRSRICLRCAGCSLGAVVQAVLGKRSLQARGLHELSELLSTCRDIASSTTLSLREEQCTNTSTSTNEEGTQGSPAQCPNPPCWDRMAEALLQVHAHFEQICEAYGRSKTTAPLLQGLNKHLLGTLACLLAPLRLAALELSSQRRPTLQQVLPVYLRLEKFFTSKAGEAGTGTASKLCHYFLEALKENFKVERAHQVAMVLDPQLKLRSVPAYQHEDIISRACEMAAESRDGGMTGGGGSGGEERDNDGPPTPKISRVEGGGNNGGTLRGTSSSCTVSGNDESQSQVRQEIFQYLAEPLLQGTPDLFQYWSSAVNEKFPRLARLAMWLLAVPAVGIRNECATVCEQSLAMKRRQQTQRDLWLMMFETVSSSGQMWTF
- the znf618 gene encoding zinc finger protein 618 isoform X5, which encodes MSAQEAPIPGKEKADGGSAATDGPSPTLVPKTKNTTPPPVTVKKEPGTSETSNGKVGDANPAEICVVIGGNDGGASGGASRRAQTEGMFALGTPPPTKSTDSCIGSYVCGVCGKKYKYYNCFQTHVRAHRESDSMVADGLPQTPNILSPHCSRLPIGDILIPDSFRYSCDICGKKYKYYSCFQEHRDLHAVDDPYEQVVLPVDGLKEEEPVEPYQKIGPKTGSYVCEFCGKQYKYFNPYQEHVALHTPMGSFDLKTSRVQECGSMDMSKFGHSQTGKIKNSPFRRKLEGAIQSSLVDTNSSQNSSGTPSPLVASTFSTTQTDNENHTKGDSPKTSSASGPQEQLWRGSQAPTHSSVKLQIPPQSISQRNHTVSQNNGLPEKERQQVAERLLRVMCSDLSMLNVLNSKDFLKLAQTLVDTGARHGAYSTRDAFGNMSALALRQLPRMYNQVKVKVTCALGSNASLGIAVTCHSQTSGPDACYVLTAYQVEGSRLKRYVLGVREAELREGPEQVHHWVQNVLSEFVMSDIRTVYVSEPKVWAAGFAGSPLGGGGRSRICLRCAGCSLGAVVQAVLGKRSLQARGLHELSELLSTCRDIASSTTLSLREEQCTNTSTSTNEEGTQGSPAQCPNPPCWDRMAEALLQVHAHFEQICEAYGRSKTTAPLLQGLNKHLLGTLACLLAPLRLAALELSSQRRPTLQQVLPVYLRLEKFFTSKAGEAGTGTASKLCHYFLEALKENFKVERAHQVAMVLDPQLKLRSVPAYQHEDIISRACEMAAESRDGGMTGGGGSGGEERDNDGPPTPKISRVEGGGNNGGTLRGTSSSCTVSGNDESQSQVRQEIFQYLAEPLLQGTPDLFQYWSSAVNEKFPRLARLAMWLLAVPAVGIRNECATVCEQSLAMKRRQQTQRDLWLMMFETVSSSGQMWTF
- the znf618 gene encoding zinc finger protein 618 isoform X2, translated to MSAQEAPIPGKEKADGGSAATDGPSPTLVPKTKNTTPPPVTVKKEPGTSETSNGKVGDANPAEICVVIGGNDGGASGGASRRAQTEGMFALGTPPPTKSTDSCIGSYVCGVCGKKYKYYNCFQTHVRAHRESDSMVADGLPQTPNILSPHCSRLPIGDILIPDSFRYSCDICGKKYKYYSCFQEHRDLHAVDDPYEQVVLPVDGLKEEEPVEPYQKIGPKTGSYVCEFCGKQYKYFNPYQEHVALHTPMGSFDLKTSRVQECGSMDMSKFGHSQTDSPFRRKLEGAIQSSLVDTNSSQNSSGTPSPLVASTFSTTQKPYTCGACGIQFQFYNNLLEHMQSHAADNENHTKGDSPKTSSASGPQEQLWRGSQAPTHSSVKLQIPPQSISQRNHTVSQNNGLPEKERQQVAERLLRVMCSDLSMLNVLNSKDFLKLAQTLVDTGARHGAYSTRDAFGNMSALALRQLPRMYNQVKVKVTCALGSNASLGIAVTCHSQTSGPDACYVLTAYQVEGSRLKRYVLGVREAELREGPEQVHHWVQNVLSEFVMSDIRTVYVSEPKVWAAGFAGSPLGGGGRSRICLRCAGCSLGAVVQAVLGKRSLQARGLHELSELLSTCRDIASSTTLSLREEQCTNTSTSTNEEGTQGSPAQCPNPPCWDRMAEALLQVHAHFEQICEAYGRSKTTAPLLQGLNKHLLGTLACLLAPLRLAALELSSQRRPTLQQVLPVYLRLEKFFTSKAGEAGTGTASKLCHYFLEALKENFKVERAHQVAMVLDPQLKLRSVPAYQHEDIISRACEMAAESRDGGMTGGGGSGGEERDNDGPPTPKISRVEGGGNNGGTLRGTSSSCTVSGNDESQSQVRQEIFQYLAEPLLQGTPDLFQYWSSAVNEKFPRLARLAMWLLAVPAVGIRNECATVCEQSLAMKRRQQTQRDLWLMMFETVSSSGQMWTF
- the znf618 gene encoding zinc finger protein 618 isoform X3 encodes the protein MSAQEAPIPGKEKADGGSAATDGPSPTLVPKTKNTTPPPVTVKKEPGTSETSNGKVGDANPAEICVVIGGNDGGASGGASRRAQTEGMFALGTPPPTKSTDSCIGSYVCGVCGKKYKYYNCFQTHVRAHRESDSMVADGLPQTPNNSFRYSCDICGKKYKYYSCFQEHRDLHAVDDPYEQVVLPVDGLKEEEPVEPYQKIGPKTGSYVCEFCGKQYKYFNPYQEHVALHTPMGSFDLKTSRVQECGSMDMSKFGHSQTGKIKNSPFRRKLEGAIQSSLVDTNSSQNSSGTPSPLVASTFSTTQKPYTCGACGIQFQFYNNLLEHMQSHAADNENHTKGDSPKTSSASGPQEQLWRGSQAPTHSSVKLQIPPQSISQRNHTVSQNNGLPEKERQQVAERLLRVMCSDLSMLNVLNSKDFLKLAQTLVDTGARHGAYSTRDAFGNMSALALRQLPRMYNQVKVKVTCALGSNASLGIAVTCHSQTSGPDACYVLTAYQVEGSRLKRYVLGVREAELREGPEQVHHWVQNVLSEFVMSDIRTVYVSEPKVWAAGFAGSPLGGGGRSRICLRCAGCSLGAVVQAVLGKRSLQARGLHELSELLSTCRDIASSTTLSLREEQCTNTSTSTNEEGTQGSPAQCPNPPCWDRMAEALLQVHAHFEQICEAYGRSKTTAPLLQGLNKHLLGTLACLLAPLRLAALELSSQRRPTLQQVLPVYLRLEKFFTSKAGEAGTGTASKLCHYFLEALKENFKVERAHQVAMVLDPQLKLRSVPAYQHEDIISRACEMAAESRDGGMTGGGGSGGEERDNDGPPTPKISRVEGGGNNGGTLRGTSSSCTVSGNDESQSQVRQEIFQYLAEPLLQGTPDLFQYWSSAVNEKFPRLARLAMWLLAVPAVGIRNECATVCEQSLAMKRRQQTQRDLWLMMFETVSSSGQMWTF
- the znf618 gene encoding zinc finger protein 618 isoform X6; protein product: MSAQEAPIPGKEKADGGSAATDGPSPTLVPKTKNTTPPPVTVKKEPGTSETSNGKVGDANPAEICVVIGGNDGGASGGASRRAQTEGSYVCGVCGKKYKYYNCFQTHVRAHRESDSMVADGLPQTPNILSPHCSRLPIGDILIPDSFRYSCDICGKKYKYYSCFQEHRDLHAVDDPYEQVVLPVDGLKEEEPVEPYQKIGPKTGSYVCEFCGKQYKYFNPYQEHVALHTPMGSFDLKTSRVQECGSMDMSKFGHSQTGKIKNSPFRRKLEGAIQSSLVDTNSSQNSSGTPSPLVASTFSTTQKPYTCGACGIQFQFYNNLLEHMQSHAADNENHTKGDSPKTSSASGPQEQLWRGSQAPTHSSVKLQIPPQSISQRNHTVSQNNGLPEKERQQVAERLLRVMCSDLSMLNVLNSKDFLKLAQTLVDTGARHGAYSTRDAFGNMSALALRQLPRMYNQVKVKVTCALGSNASLGIAVTCHSQTSGPDACYVLTAYQVEGSRLKRYVLGVREAELREGPEQVHHWVQNVLSEFVMSDIRTVYVSEPKVWAAGFAGSPLGGGGRSRICLRCAGCSLGAVVQAVLGKRSLQARGLHELSELLSTCRDIASSTTLSLREEQCTNTSTSTNEEGTQGSPAQCPNPPCWDRMAEALLQVHAHFEQICEAYGRSKTTAPLLQGLNKHLLGTLACLLAPLRLAALELSSQRRPTLQQVLPVYLRLEKFFTSKAGEAGTGTASKLCHYFLEALKENFKVERAHQVAMVLDPQLKLRSVPAYQHEDIISRACEMAAESRDGGMTGGGGSGGEERDNDGPPTPKISRVEGGGNNGGTLRGTSSSCTVSGNDESQSQVRQEIFQYLAEPLLQGTPDLFQYWSSAVNEKFPRLARLAMWLLAVPAVGIRNECATVCEQSLAMKRRQQVTTEEMNKLIFLRSNMG
- the znf618 gene encoding zinc finger protein 618 isoform X4 is translated as MSAQEAPIPGKEKADGGSAATDGPSPTLVPKTKNTTPPPVTVKKEPGTSETSNGKVGDANPAEICVVIGGNDGGASGGASRRAQTEGSYVCGVCGKKYKYYNCFQTHVRAHRESDSMVADGLPQTPNILSPHCSRLPIGDILIPDSFRYSCDICGKKYKYYSCFQEHRDLHAVDDPYEQVVLPVDGLKEEEPVEPYQKIGPKTGSYVCEFCGKQYKYFNPYQEHVALHTPMGSFDLKTSRVQECGSMDMSKFGHSQTGKIKNSPFRRKLEGAIQSSLVDTNSSQNSSGTPSPLVASTFSTTQKPYTCGACGIQFQFYNNLLEHMQSHAADNENHTKGDSPKTSSASGPQEQLWRGSQAPTHSSVKLQIPPQSISQRNHTVSQNNGLPEKERQQVAERLLRVMCSDLSMLNVLNSKDFLKLAQTLVDTGARHGAYSTRDAFGNMSALALRQLPRMYNQVKVKVTCALGSNASLGIAVTCHSQTSGPDACYVLTAYQVEGSRLKRYVLGVREAELREGPEQVHHWVQNVLSEFVMSDIRTVYVSEPKVWAAGFAGSPLGGGGRSRICLRCAGCSLGAVVQAVLGKRSLQARGLHELSELLSTCRDIASSTTLSLREEQCTNTSTSTNEEGTQGSPAQCPNPPCWDRMAEALLQVHAHFEQICEAYGRSKTTAPLLQGLNKHLLGTLACLLAPLRLAALELSSQRRPTLQQVLPVYLRLEKFFTSKAGEAGTGTASKLCHYFLEALKENFKVERAHQVAMVLDPQLKLRSVPAYQHEDIISRACEMAAESRDGGMTGGGGSGGEERDNDGPPTPKISRVEGGGNNGGTLRGTSSSCTVSGNDESQSQVRQEIFQYLAEPLLQGTPDLFQYWSSAVNEKFPRLARLAMWLLAVPAVGIRNECATVCEQSLAMKRRQQTQRDLWLMMFETVSSSGQMWTF